One Chthonomonadales bacterium genomic region harbors:
- a CDS encoding HEAT repeat domain-containing protein, giving the protein MPADRSDNKGRKLDRIEVLRAEGSRKARWALLLLLDDHDWGTRERALQALWALGGKEARLAARAGLSDPSECVRSTAAEALADVGLKRDLGPLRHAAVEDPVWIVRASAASALAGLGGRRSAPLLRRLVAGDQHPAVRRYAAVGLADIGDVESVPVLRERLSREQESSALSGILHALYALVGSEYLDAFVALLGDDDYMVRIHAVSGLGELARPMDRPRVAEAIRRLWASDGHPAVRETATAALRALAQADAVGDQ; this is encoded by the coding sequence ATGCCGGCGGATAGGAGCGACAACAAGGGGAGGAAGCTCGACCGAATCGAGGTCCTGCGGGCCGAGGGCAGTAGGAAAGCTCGGTGGGCGCTCCTCTTGCTCCTCGACGACCATGACTGGGGTACGAGGGAGCGCGCGCTTCAGGCGCTCTGGGCTCTCGGTGGCAAGGAGGCACGCCTGGCAGCGCGGGCTGGCCTGTCGGACCCGTCGGAGTGTGTCCGCTCCACGGCAGCTGAGGCGCTAGCTGATGTGGGCCTCAAACGAGACCTCGGTCCGCTTCGGCATGCTGCAGTAGAGGATCCTGTCTGGATCGTGAGAGCGTCAGCCGCATCCGCTCTGGCAGGCCTCGGCGGCCGTAGGAGCGCTCCGCTGCTTCGTCGATTGGTTGCGGGCGACCAGCACCCGGCCGTCCGTCGGTATGCGGCGGTCGGACTTGCGGACATTGGCGACGTGGAATCGGTTCCTGTTCTGCGAGAGCGATTGTCGCGAGAGCAGGAGTCGTCCGCACTCAGTGGCATTCTGCATGCACTGTATGCGTTGGTGGGGAGTGAGTACCTGGACGCGTTTGTGGCGCTGCTCGGAGACGACGACTACATGGTCCGTATCCACGCCGTCAGCGGGCTCGGAGAACTCGCCCGCCCAATGGACCGGCCGCGCGTGGCGGAGGCAATCCGTCGGCTGTGGGCTAGCGACGGGCACCCTGCAGTGAGGGAGACCGCAACTGCCGCGCTACGAGCCCTAGCCCAAGCCGACGCTGTCGGCGACCAGTAG